CGGGCGCAAAGCATCCATATACCCGCAGAACAGCGCCCCGCAAGCTCAGCTTGAGTATTACCGCTCCGTAAAAGCCGGTTATCTGCTGGAGACCTGGTGGCTTCGGAAAGACAGGGAAATTATTGCCCCGCTTCTGGCGGCGCGGCCCGGCTGTTTTGCCTATGCCTACGGCAACGAAATGTTCAGGGTTTACAAGTTAAAACTGGATTTTGAGCAATGCCCAAAGGATTGATTTTTGACATACAGGGTTTTTCGGTGCATGACGGGCCGGGCTGCCGGACGGTTTTTTTCCTGAGCGGCTGCCCGCTGCGCTGCCGCTGGTGCGCCAACCCGGAGGGTATGTCCGGCGCGCCGGCATTGCTGCATTTCGCCTCCAGATGCGCGGGGGACATGCTGTGCGCGGCTGCATGCCCGGCTAATGCAGTTTCAGCCGGGCCGGTTTTTGACCGCGCGGCCTGCGCGAAATGCCGCTCTTTTGACTGCGTCAAAGCCTGCCGCAGCGGCGCGCTTAAAACAGCCGGAAGGGAAGTTTCCGTTGACGAAATAATCAGAATAATCCGCCGGGACAGGGATTTCTGGGGGCCCGGCGGCGGGATAACGCTTTCCGGCGGGGAGCCGTTGTTTCAGAAGGAATTCTCGCTTGCCGTGCTGCGCTGGTGCCGGGAAAACGGCGTTCACACAGCGGTTGAGACCTGCGCTTTCGCCCCGGAAAAGGATTTCATGGAGCTTGCCGCAAACTGCGACTGGGTTTTCGCCGACATAAAGCACATGGACGCGCAAAAACACAAAGCCGGAACGGGGCAGACGAATGAAACCATTCTGTCAAACATCAGGCGGCTGGCGCGCGGCAGACATGAGCGCAGGCTGGTCATCCGGCTGCCGCTTATACCCGGCTATAACGACGGGGAGGATAATCTGGCAGCCTGCGCGGATTTCATGGCGGTTGCGGGACTGGGGGAGATAAATATACTGCCCTTTCACGCGATGGGCCTGTCCAAATACAAACAACTGGGGATGGTTTGCGGTTATGCGGACACCGCGCCCTGCGGCGCAAAAGAACTTTCCCGCGCGGCGGAGCTTTTCACCGTCAGGAACATAGCCTGCCACTCCGGTCCCGACACGCCGTTCTGACCGCGCTATTTGCCGGGGTTGCCGGGTTTGCGGCGTTCTTCAAAATCGCTGGAACTCCACTCAAACTCCTGTCCGCAGATGCGGACAGACTCGCCCTCTTTGACGCCGCGGCGCAGCAGCGCCTTCTCAAGGCCGATGCGCTTGAAGAGGTTTTTAAGCCGGATTACCGCCTCCGGCTGGCCGAAATTGGTCATTTGCACAAGCCGGGTTATTTCCCTGCCCGACACCTCAAACAACCCGTCACGCCCGCGCTCCAGCCGGAAGGCAGGCTCTATGGAATGATAGGCGGGATGCGGCGCAGACGGCGGCTTTATTTCCGGCGGGGTTTCGGCCAGCAGGCGCACGGCCTCGTCCAGCACGGAGGAAACGCCGCCGCCCGTGGCGGCAGACATGACAAAGAGCTTGCGCCGGCGGTATCTGGCGCGGATTTTGGCGGCGGCTTTTTCCGCCTCCGGCAAATCGGCTTTGTTGACGGCGATTATGCGCGGCTTGGCCGCCAGCGCGGGGTTGAAAAGCTTCAGCTCGTTTTCCACGGCTTTTATGGATTCGGCAGGGCCGGTTCCGCAAAAGCCAAGCGGGTCCACCAGATGTATCAGCGCGCGGGTGCGCTCTATATGGCGCAGGAAGGCGGTGCCCAGCCCGCGGCCCTCGTGCGCGCCCTCTATGATGCCGGGAATGTCGGCCATCACAAAGCTTTTGCCCTTGTGATAAACCATGCCCAGATTGGGATTCAAAGTCGTAAACGGATAATCTGCCACCTTGGGCCGCGCGGCGGAAACCCGCGCCAGAAAAGTTGACTTCCCCGCGTTCGGAAAACCCAGCAGCCCCACGTCGGCGAGGACTTTAAGCTCCAGGTGATAAACGAACTCCTCGCCCGGTTCGCCTTTTTCGGCGATTCTGGGAGCGGTGTTGGCATGGGTTTTGAAAGCCATGTTCCCCCTGCCCGCCCTGCCGCCGCGCGCGGCCAGGAAACGCTGGCCACGCCCGGTAAGGTCCGCGACGACATGCCCGTCCTTTTTTACTACGGTGCCGCAGGGGACGAATACAACCGTATCCTCCCCGGCGGCGCCGTTCTTGTTGTAGCTGCCGCCCTTGCCGCCGGGAATGCCTTTTATATGGGGATGATAGGAAATCTCCACAAGAGTGGTGAGGTTGCGGTCCGCCTCCAGGAAAACTGCTCCGCCGGAGCCGCCGTCGCCGCCGTTGGGACCGCCGTAGGGGATGAATTTTTCGCGCCGGAAGGAAAGGCAGCCGTCGCCCCCGTCGCCCGCTTTTACGTGGATGCGGACCCGGTCTATGAACGCCTGCTGGCGTTTTTTGTCTTCATTCATAAAATCCGACACGGCGGCGCGACTGCGCCGCCGTGTCAAAAGACGAAGAATCCGTCAGGCCTTGGCGGTTTCGGTTACTATGGATATTTTCTGCTTGCCGCGGCTGGCCCACTGGAACTTCACGGTGCCCGCCGACTTGGCAAACAACGTGTCGTCCGAACCGATGCCTACGTTGAGGCCGGGCAGGAATTTGGTGCCGCGCTGGCGCACCAGCACCTCGCCCGCCAGGACCTTCTGCTGGCCGTAGCGCTTTACGCCAAGCCTTTGGCCGTGGCTGTCGCGCCCGTTGGTTGAAGAACCCTGCGATTTTGCATGTGCCATATGTGTTCCGGTTCCGTCAGGAGATTTTAATCTCTTTGATTTCCAGTTCGGTAAGGTCCTGCCGGTGGCCTCTCATTTTTTCGTAAGCCTTCTTGGGACGCTTTCTGAAAACCAGTATTTTGGGGCTTCTCAGATGCCTTGACACTTTGGCGATAACCGTCGCCTTGGGGAGGGCAGAGGGGTTTACCGCGGCGCCGTCGCCGGAAGCGGACCAGATGGCGTTGATTTTAACCTCGTCGCCCTGTTTGGCCTCAAGCTTCTCTACGGTGACTTTCTCGCCGGGCGTAACCCAGTACTGCTTCCCGCCGGTTTGTATGATTGCGTACATAATAGTTTATCCTAGCAAAATTGCCGCAGTGGATT
This genomic interval from Elusimicrobiales bacterium contains the following:
- a CDS encoding glycyl-radical enzyme activating protein, which gives rise to MPKGLIFDIQGFSVHDGPGCRTVFFLSGCPLRCRWCANPEGMSGAPALLHFASRCAGDMLCAAACPANAVSAGPVFDRAACAKCRSFDCVKACRSGALKTAGREVSVDEIIRIIRRDRDFWGPGGGITLSGGEPLFQKEFSLAVLRWCRENGVHTAVETCAFAPEKDFMELAANCDWVFADIKHMDAQKHKAGTGQTNETILSNIRRLARGRHERRLVIRLPLIPGYNDGEDNLAACADFMAVAGLGEINILPFHAMGLSKYKQLGMVCGYADTAPCGAKELSRAAELFTVRNIACHSGPDTPF
- the obgE gene encoding GTPase ObgE; translation: MNEDKKRQQAFIDRVRIHVKAGDGGDGCLSFRREKFIPYGGPNGGDGGSGGAVFLEADRNLTTLVEISYHPHIKGIPGGKGGSYNKNGAAGEDTVVFVPCGTVVKKDGHVVADLTGRGQRFLAARGGRAGRGNMAFKTHANTAPRIAEKGEPGEEFVYHLELKVLADVGLLGFPNAGKSTFLARVSAARPKVADYPFTTLNPNLGMVYHKGKSFVMADIPGIIEGAHEGRGLGTAFLRHIERTRALIHLVDPLGFCGTGPAESIKAVENELKLFNPALAAKPRIIAVNKADLPEAEKAAAKIRARYRRRKLFVMSAATGGGVSSVLDEAVRLLAETPPEIKPPSAPHPAYHSIEPAFRLERGRDGLFEVSGREITRLVQMTNFGQPEAVIRLKNLFKRIGLEKALLRRGVKEGESVRICGQEFEWSSSDFEERRKPGNPGK
- the rpmA gene encoding 50S ribosomal protein L27, which translates into the protein MAHAKSQGSSTNGRDSHGQRLGVKRYGQQKVLAGEVLVRQRGTKFLPGLNVGIGSDDTLFAKSAGTVKFQWASRGKQKISIVTETAKA
- the rplU gene encoding 50S ribosomal protein L21 — its product is MYAIIQTGGKQYWVTPGEKVTVEKLEAKQGDEVKINAIWSASGDGAAVNPSALPKATVIAKVSRHLRSPKILVFRKRPKKAYEKMRGHRQDLTELEIKEIKIS